One window of the Dehalococcoidales bacterium genome contains the following:
- a CDS encoding carbon monoxide dehydrogenase accessory protein CooC, translated as MKIAVSGKGGVGKTLLAAFLAQTFASSGYSVIAIDADPDANLAATLGFPHPETITPISELNDLIEERVGVRPGTSGSFFKLNPRVDDLPEKYSVKMDGIKLMSMGRIKRGGTGCYCSEGALLQALVSHLLLHRDEVVILDMEAGIEHLSRGTVKAVDKLIIVVEPGRRSLETAATIKKLAQDLGLENIAAVGNKIRSKADEEFIRDNLPDIPVLGFINYNPAISEADHANVSLFTASPQTAREVKSIYDKLAAAGRETAAKKR; from the coding sequence ATGAAGATAGCGGTTAGCGGCAAAGGCGGCGTAGGCAAGACCCTGCTGGCCGCTTTTCTGGCGCAGACATTCGCCTCCTCCGGGTATTCCGTCATCGCCATTGACGCCGACCCCGATGCCAACCTGGCGGCCACGCTGGGTTTCCCCCACCCCGAGACCATCACCCCCATCTCCGAACTCAACGACCTTATCGAAGAGCGCGTGGGGGTACGCCCCGGCACTTCCGGCTCCTTTTTCAAACTTAATCCCAGAGTGGACGACCTGCCGGAAAAGTACTCCGTGAAAATGGACGGCATCAAGCTGATGTCCATGGGGCGGATAAAGCGGGGCGGCACCGGCTGCTACTGCTCCGAGGGCGCTTTGTTACAGGCGCTGGTCAGCCACCTGCTGCTGCACCGGGACGAGGTGGTTATCCTGGACATGGAAGCGGGCATCGAGCACCTGTCCCGCGGCACGGTAAAAGCGGTGGACAAGCTCATCATCGTGGTGGAACCGGGGCGGCGCAGCCTGGAGACGGCGGCCACCATCAAAAAGCTGGCGCAGGACCTCGGCCTGGAAAACATCGCCGCCGTGGGCAACAAGATAAGGAGCAAGGCGGACGAGGAGTTTATCCGGGACAACCTGCCGGACATCCCGGTACTGGGGTTCATCAATTACAATCCGGCCATCAGCGAGGCCGACCATGCGAATGTCTCGCTCTTTACCGCCAGCCCGCAAACGGCGCGGGAGGTCAAGAGCATTTATGATAAACTGGCAGCCGCCGGCCGTGAGACGGCCGCTAAAAAGCGTTAG
- a CDS encoding formate--tetrahydrofolate ligase: protein MAYDVSKMADWQIAEAACEKMPTPAEWQEKLGLKKDEILAYGKVGKVDFLKVMERLKDRPDGKYIEVTAVTPTPLGEGKTTTTMGLIEGLGYQKENVGGAIRQPSGGPTMNVKGTAAGGGNALLIPHTEFSLGLTGDINDIMNAHNLAMVALTARMQHERNYDDEQLARLSHMRRLDIDPLRVEMGWIMDYCAQALRNIIIGMGTQKTDGYMMQSKFGIAVSSELMAILSIVTDLADLRKRLGEITVAYDKKGKPITTEDLMVAGAMTAWMKNTINPTLCSTAEYQPCFVHAGPFANIAIGQSSIIADRIGLKMFDYHVTESGFASDIGFEKFWNVKCRYSGLKPNVSVLVATVRSLKMHGGGPKVTPGVPLPDAYKKSAPELVEKGCNNLIHHINIIRASGINPVVCINSFPTDTKEEIAIIRKAAEAAGARCAVSTHYANGGAGAQELANAVKDACKEKNNFHFLYPNEMKLRDRVAQIAKVVYGADGVSWSATAADKAKAFEADPKYNDYGTMMVKTHLSLSHDPNLKGVPKGWTLPIRDVLIYSGAKFLCPMAGDISLMPATGSDPAFKKVDVDVKTGKIHGLHDVS, encoded by the coding sequence GTGGCTTACGATGTATCCAAAATGGCGGACTGGCAAATAGCCGAAGCCGCCTGCGAAAAGATGCCCACCCCTGCCGAGTGGCAGGAAAAACTGGGACTTAAGAAAGATGAAATCCTGGCTTACGGGAAGGTCGGCAAAGTGGACTTCCTGAAAGTAATGGAACGGCTAAAGGACAGACCGGACGGCAAATACATTGAAGTAACCGCCGTCACCCCCACCCCGCTGGGCGAGGGCAAGACCACCACCACCATGGGGCTTATCGAAGGCCTCGGCTACCAGAAAGAGAACGTGGGCGGCGCCATCCGGCAGCCCTCCGGCGGCCCTACCATGAACGTCAAAGGCACCGCGGCCGGCGGCGGCAACGCCCTGCTGATTCCCCATACCGAGTTCTCACTCGGCCTGACCGGGGACATCAACGATATCATGAACGCGCACAACCTGGCGATGGTGGCCCTGACCGCCAGGATGCAGCACGAGCGCAACTACGATGACGAGCAGCTGGCGCGGCTTTCCCACATGCGCCGCCTGGACATCGACCCGCTACGCGTGGAAATGGGCTGGATCATGGACTACTGCGCCCAGGCCCTGCGCAACATCATCATCGGCATGGGCACGCAGAAGACCGACGGCTACATGATGCAGAGCAAGTTCGGCATCGCCGTCAGCTCCGAGCTCATGGCCATCCTGTCCATCGTTACCGATTTGGCCGACCTGCGCAAGCGGCTCGGTGAAATCACCGTCGCTTACGATAAGAAGGGCAAGCCCATCACCACCGAAGACCTGATGGTGGCCGGCGCCATGACCGCCTGGATGAAGAACACCATCAACCCCACCCTGTGCTCCACCGCGGAATACCAGCCCTGCTTCGTACACGCCGGGCCTTTCGCCAACATCGCCATCGGCCAGTCTTCCATCATCGCCGACCGCATCGGCCTCAAGATGTTCGACTACCACGTGACGGAAAGCGGCTTCGCCTCCGACATCGGCTTCGAGAAATTCTGGAACGTCAAGTGCCGCTACAGCGGCCTCAAGCCCAACGTATCCGTGCTGGTGGCCACCGTACGCTCCCTGAAAATGCACGGCGGCGGGCCTAAAGTCACCCCCGGCGTGCCTCTGCCCGATGCCTACAAGAAATCCGCCCCGGAACTGGTAGAGAAGGGCTGCAATAACTTAATCCACCACATCAATATCATCCGCGCCTCCGGCATCAACCCGGTGGTCTGCATCAACAGCTTCCCGACGGACACCAAGGAAGAAATAGCCATTATCCGCAAAGCGGCGGAAGCCGCCGGAGCCCGCTGCGCCGTATCCACCCATTACGCCAACGGCGGCGCCGGCGCCCAGGAGCTGGCCAACGCCGTGAAAGACGCCTGCAAAGAGAAGAACAACTTCCACTTCCTCTATCCCAACGAGATGAAGCTGCGCGACCGCGTGGCGCAGATAGCCAAGGTAGTTTACGGCGCCGACGGCGTGTCCTGGTCCGCTACCGCCGCGGATAAAGCCAAGGCGTTCGAGGCCGACCCGAAATATAATGATTACGGGACGATGATGGTGAAGACCCATCTTTCCCTTTCCCACGACCCGAACCTCAAAGGCGTGCCCAAGGGCTGGACGCTGCCCATCCGCGACGTCCTAATCTACTCCGGCGCCAAGTTCCTCTGCCCGATGGCCGGCGATATCAGCCTGATGCCCGCCACCGGCTCGGACCCGGCTTTCAAGAAGGTGGACGTGGACGTGAAGACCGGTAAAATCCACGGCCTGCACGACGTAAGCTAG
- a CDS encoding AAA family ATPase, with product MTINIAVAGKGGTGKTSVTSLVVRYLLQNNLGTVLAVDADPNSNLAEGLGLEVRQTVGRILNEFQGAKLNIPAGMTKEGYLEYQLNGAIAEGRNLDLITMGRGEGPECYCYPNVVIRKLIDDWAKNYAYVVLDNEAGMEHLSRRTTQNIDEMLLVTDHSVKGLRALARIRDLIKELKLVVKRQSIIINLVPGGIDPLLKQEMDRLQMAPAAIIPVDEEVKKYDLEQKPLFQLPDTSPAVTAVKILMDRLLLNTTATP from the coding sequence TTGACCATCAACATCGCGGTAGCCGGCAAGGGCGGTACGGGCAAGACATCGGTGACGAGCCTGGTGGTCCGCTACCTTTTGCAAAATAACCTGGGCACTGTCCTGGCGGTGGACGCCGACCCCAACTCCAACCTGGCGGAAGGGCTGGGACTGGAAGTGCGGCAAACGGTAGGCCGGATACTCAACGAGTTCCAGGGAGCCAAGCTGAATATCCCGGCGGGGATGACCAAGGAAGGCTACCTGGAATACCAGCTCAACGGGGCGATAGCCGAAGGCAGGAACCTGGACCTCATCACCATGGGGCGGGGGGAAGGGCCGGAATGCTACTGCTACCCCAACGTGGTTATCCGCAAGCTCATCGACGACTGGGCGAAGAACTATGCCTACGTAGTTTTAGATAACGAGGCGGGCATGGAGCACCTGAGCCGCCGCACCACCCAGAACATCGACGAGATGCTGCTGGTGACCGACCACTCGGTAAAAGGCCTGCGTGCTTTGGCCCGCATCCGCGACCTGATAAAAGAGCTAAAACTCGTAGTCAAACGACAGTCCATCATCATCAACCTGGTCCCCGGCGGGATAGACCCGCTGCTCAAACAGGAGATGGACCGGCTGCAAATGGCGCCGGCCGCCATCATACCGGTTGACGAAGAGGTGAAGAAGTACGACCTGGAGCAAAAACCGCTATTCCAGCTGCCGGACACATCCCCGGCGGTAACGGCCGTAAAAATATTAATGGACAGGCTATTGCTAAATACCACCGCGACACCGTAA
- a CDS encoding tetrahydrofolate dehydrogenase/cyclohydrolase catalytic domain-containing protein: protein MTATLIKGAEVAKQIREELAKEVADLKAKHNVVPGLVTILVGSDPASQVYVGQKEKTAKELGIYSERYDLPENTSQKDLIALVEKLNKNPKINGILCQLPLPKHLNEEQVVYAIDPNKDVDGLHPVNQGKLMSGEADFIPCTPRGIQQLLIRSNTQIEGADVVVIGRSNLVGKPILNILLQKAPGANATVTLCHTKTKDLAFYTKHADIIIAAAGKPKTVTGDMVKDGVVVIDVGVNEIGKTAEGKRILVGDVDFETVSPKAKAITPVPGGVGPMTITMLMMNTVKAAKMAAGLK from the coding sequence ATGACAGCCACATTAATCAAAGGCGCTGAAGTAGCCAAGCAAATCCGCGAGGAACTGGCGAAAGAAGTCGCCGACCTCAAGGCCAAGCACAATGTAGTGCCCGGCCTGGTTACTATACTCGTGGGTTCCGACCCGGCCTCCCAGGTATATGTCGGTCAGAAAGAAAAGACCGCCAAAGAGCTGGGTATCTATTCCGAGCGGTACGACCTGCCGGAAAACACCAGCCAGAAAGACCTTATCGCGCTGGTGGAAAAACTAAACAAGAATCCCAAAATCAATGGCATCCTGTGCCAGCTGCCTCTCCCCAAGCACCTCAACGAGGAGCAGGTGGTCTACGCCATCGATCCCAATAAAGACGTGGACGGTCTCCACCCGGTCAACCAGGGCAAGCTGATGAGTGGCGAAGCGGACTTCATTCCCTGCACGCCGCGGGGCATCCAGCAGCTGCTCATCCGCTCCAACACCCAGATCGAGGGCGCGGACGTAGTGGTCATCGGCCGCAGCAACCTGGTCGGCAAGCCCATCCTCAACATCCTGCTCCAGAAAGCGCCGGGCGCCAACGCCACCGTCACCCTGTGCCACACCAAGACCAAAGACCTGGCTTTCTACACCAAACACGCGGATATCATCATCGCCGCCGCCGGCAAACCCAAGACGGTCACCGGTGACATGGTCAAGGACGGCGTGGTCGTTATCGACGTGGGCGTGAACGAAATCGGTAAGACTGCCGAGGGCAAGAGAATCCTCGTCGGCGACGTGGACTTCGAGACGGTCAGCCCCAAAGCCAAAGCCATCACTCCCGTCCCGGGCGGCGTGGGCCCCATGACCATCACCATGCTGATGATGAACACGGTCAAGGCCGCTAAAATGGCGGCAGGCCTGAAATAG
- a CDS encoding acetyl-CoA decarbonylase/synthase complex subunit delta, which translates to MAIEIPKTAYSGKIKEIKLGKGDKALTVGGETAYPFYLYEGQMPHLPRIAMEVYDLPPEEWPEAALEPFADVINDPVAWAQKCIKDYGAEMICLQLASTDPNGQDRPAAEAAQTVKKVADAIDVPLIVWGTANHDKDTEVLRAAAEICQDKSLILGPVEEADHKKIGAAAIGYKHVVAASTPIDINLAKQLNILLGNLGVPDNMMLMDTSCSSIGYGIEYCYSVMERTRMAALTQQDTKLQFPIICNLAKETWKNKEAKISEKDDPKMGDAARRGILLEAMTATMLLMAGADVLIMRHPAAIKLVKEMVADLTTK; encoded by the coding sequence ATGGCGATAGAAATTCCTAAGACGGCCTACAGCGGGAAAATCAAGGAAATCAAGCTGGGAAAAGGCGATAAAGCCCTAACCGTGGGCGGGGAAACGGCCTACCCTTTCTACCTCTATGAAGGCCAGATGCCCCATTTGCCCCGCATCGCCATGGAAGTATATGACCTGCCCCCGGAAGAATGGCCGGAAGCCGCCCTGGAACCCTTCGCCGATGTAATTAACGACCCCGTAGCCTGGGCGCAGAAGTGCATTAAAGACTACGGGGCGGAAATGATATGCCTGCAGCTGGCCAGCACCGACCCCAACGGCCAGGACCGCCCGGCGGCGGAAGCCGCCCAAACCGTTAAAAAAGTAGCGGACGCCATAGACGTGCCGCTGATTGTCTGGGGCACCGCCAACCATGATAAAGACACGGAAGTGCTGCGCGCGGCCGCGGAAATCTGCCAGGATAAAAGCCTCATCCTGGGCCCGGTGGAAGAAGCCGACCACAAGAAAATAGGCGCCGCCGCCATCGGCTACAAACACGTGGTGGCCGCCTCAACCCCCATCGATATCAACCTGGCCAAACAGCTCAATATCCTGCTGGGCAACCTGGGCGTACCGGACAACATGATGCTCATGGACACGTCCTGCAGCAGCATCGGCTACGGCATCGAATACTGCTACTCCGTCATGGAAAGAACGCGCATGGCGGCGCTGACGCAGCAGGACACCAAACTGCAATTCCCCATCATCTGCAACCTGGCCAAGGAGACCTGGAAGAACAAGGAAGCCAAGATTTCAGAAAAAGACGACCCCAAGATGGGGGACGCCGCCAGGCGGGGCATCCTGCTGGAGGCGATGACCGCCACCATGCTGCTCATGGCCGGGGCGGACGTGCTGATTATGAGACACCCGGCCGCCATCAAGCTGGTCAAAGAAATGGTCGCAGACCTTACCACAAAATAA
- the cooS gene encoding anaerobic carbon-monoxide dehydrogenase catalytic subunit — protein MPDEKQAKSIDPATLEMLAKASEENISTVFDRADKLKACPIGADGSCCKNCAMGPCRVPPPKGKEETPKEKAARVGVCGATAETISARNFCRMIAAGSASHSDHGRRVVEAFKLMAEGKTKDFEIKDEQKLLKLALDMGVPIGERSNMEIALDIAKICEAEFGRQEGELYFIKNAPLKRQEIWRKLGVVPRGIDREVVELMHRTHTGVDQDYRNLMLQGVRAALADGWGGSMIATEIQDVMFGTPTPTLSEINLGVLKEDMVNVIIHGHEPALAEMLAVESENPEMVAYARSKGAAGINLAGMCCTANEILMRHGVPIAGNYLQQELAIITGAVDAMVVDVQCIMQGLLEVSRCFHTRLINTDNRAKITGAEYMPFDELHPKDSARAIIKAAIDNFPNRRDNVRIPHIKQSLIAGFSHETINYLLGGLFRASYRPLNDNIINGRIRGLAGVVGCNNARTTHDSAHVTMIKELLKNDVLVLSTGCAAMAAAKAGLMVPESAAKFCGPGLAEVCETVGIPPVLHLGSCVDNSRILIAATAVVKDGGLGDDISDLPAAGAAPEWMSEKAIAIGQYFVASGVYTVFGTTFPTMGSKEFTNHLFKDMEEMYGGKWDFQPDPVRAAQLMIAHIDKKRKALGIDKARERVLYDMAMRRELEG, from the coding sequence ATGCCCGATGAAAAACAGGCAAAAAGCATAGACCCGGCGACGCTGGAAATGCTGGCCAAAGCCAGCGAGGAGAATATCAGCACGGTCTTCGACCGGGCTGATAAATTGAAGGCCTGCCCTATCGGCGCGGACGGCTCGTGCTGCAAGAACTGCGCCATGGGGCCCTGCCGCGTGCCGCCGCCCAAGGGTAAAGAGGAAACGCCCAAAGAGAAGGCGGCCAGGGTGGGGGTTTGCGGCGCCACCGCGGAGACCATTAGCGCCCGCAACTTCTGCCGCATGATAGCCGCCGGCTCCGCCTCCCACAGCGACCACGGCCGGAGGGTGGTGGAAGCCTTCAAGCTGATGGCGGAAGGCAAGACCAAAGATTTTGAAATCAAAGACGAGCAAAAGCTGCTGAAGCTGGCCCTGGACATGGGCGTACCGATAGGCGAACGCAGCAATATGGAAATAGCGCTGGACATCGCCAAAATCTGTGAGGCCGAGTTCGGCAGGCAGGAAGGCGAGCTCTATTTTATTAAAAACGCCCCGCTGAAACGCCAGGAAATCTGGCGCAAGCTCGGGGTAGTGCCGCGCGGCATAGACCGCGAGGTGGTAGAGCTGATGCACCGCACCCACACCGGCGTGGACCAGGACTACCGCAACCTGATGCTCCAGGGCGTCCGCGCCGCGCTGGCGGACGGGTGGGGCGGCAGCATGATAGCCACGGAAATACAGGACGTGATGTTCGGCACCCCCACACCCACCCTGAGCGAGATTAACCTGGGCGTGCTCAAAGAGGACATGGTCAACGTTATCATCCACGGGCACGAGCCCGCCCTGGCCGAGATGCTGGCGGTGGAAAGCGAGAATCCGGAGATGGTGGCCTATGCCAGGTCCAAAGGCGCCGCGGGCATCAACCTGGCGGGCATGTGCTGCACCGCCAACGAGATACTGATGCGGCACGGCGTGCCCATCGCGGGGAACTACCTCCAGCAGGAGCTGGCCATTATCACCGGCGCCGTGGACGCCATGGTGGTGGACGTGCAGTGCATCATGCAGGGGCTGCTGGAAGTATCCCGGTGTTTCCACACCAGGTTAATCAATACGGACAACCGCGCCAAAATTACCGGGGCGGAATACATGCCCTTCGACGAGCTCCACCCGAAGGATTCAGCCCGGGCTATCATCAAAGCGGCTATCGATAATTTCCCCAACCGCCGGGACAACGTGAGAATACCGCACATCAAACAATCGCTGATTGCCGGGTTCTCCCACGAGACCATCAACTACCTGCTCGGAGGGCTTTTCCGCGCTTCCTACCGTCCCCTTAACGACAATATTATCAACGGGCGCATCCGCGGCCTGGCCGGGGTGGTAGGCTGCAATAACGCCCGCACCACCCATGACAGCGCCCACGTTACCATGATTAAAGAGCTGCTGAAAAACGACGTGCTGGTGCTCTCCACCGGCTGCGCCGCCATGGCGGCCGCCAAAGCCGGGCTGATGGTGCCGGAGTCCGCGGCCAAGTTCTGCGGCCCCGGCCTGGCGGAGGTCTGCGAGACGGTAGGCATCCCGCCGGTGCTGCACCTGGGCTCATGTGTGGACAACAGCCGCATCCTCATCGCGGCGACGGCGGTAGTGAAAGACGGCGGCCTGGGCGATGACATCAGCGACCTGCCCGCGGCGGGCGCCGCCCCGGAATGGATGAGCGAAAAAGCCATCGCCATCGGGCAGTACTTCGTGGCTTCCGGCGTATATACCGTTTTCGGGACAACCTTCCCCACTATGGGAAGCAAGGAGTTTACCAACCACCTCTTCAAGGACATGGAAGAAATGTACGGCGGCAAGTGGGACTTCCAGCCCGACCCCGTCAGGGCCGCCCAGCTGATGATTGCGCATATCGACAAGAAGCGCAAGGCGCTGGGCATCGACAAGGCGCGGGAGAGGGTGCTTTACGATATGGCGATGCGGCGTGAACTGGAAGGTTAA
- the acsB gene encoding acetyl-CoA decarbonylase/synthase complex subunit alpha/beta, with protein MSKIIASAAIRGAHAIVTKAEKKWQDAMDKWGANEPVGFPNTAYYLPIIYGISGMKVAKLGDMEAVLKKCKALLPPPVRETHHLPYLGPTLDAGMITFWAEELLEAIRYLETPDYYLRGEDVTDGNIWLGAADDVIMRKRGVEFVDGTAPGFAAILGAAPTPEIAKNIAEELQKKNLYVFMAGQHNGESFSRQLVKAGVQIGWGTRLVSFGPDTSATVFPIGFATRAAISFGGIDPGDYRKILIYNKDRVFAFAMTMGDVTDEWYANGAGAINWGFPVIADTPIPEILPTGVCTYEHVVGNVPHDEIVNRAIEVRGLKVNVTEIPIPVAFGPAFEGERVRGDDIYLEAGGGRTHMVEWVTTKRMEEVEDGRVEVIGPELVDMKEGSRAPIAINVEVAGRQMQDDYEPILERQIHHLINYAQGIMHIGQRDIAWLRISKQAVEKGFKLKDIGIILHAKLHQDFGRIFDKLQVKIYSNEADVNKIMEKARAVYKTRDERIEGMTDESVDTYYSCTLCQSFAPSHVCVISPERTGLCGSYNWMDCKAAFEINPTGPNQPVLKSECIDAKLGQWQGVNDFLVKASRGKIDHYNFYSIVQDPPTTCGCCEAIAAVLPLCNGIMTVNRDYTGETPCGMKFTTLAGTIGGGLSTPGFVGHGKYNTTQRKFAAAEGGILRMVWMPRGLKEEIGERFKARAQELGIPDLLDKVADETVGVTEETILPFLQEKGHPALTMDPILG; from the coding sequence ATGTCCAAGATTATAGCATCGGCGGCCATCAGAGGCGCGCATGCCATCGTGACCAAAGCGGAGAAAAAGTGGCAGGACGCCATGGACAAGTGGGGCGCCAACGAGCCGGTGGGCTTTCCCAACACCGCTTACTACCTGCCCATCATCTACGGCATCTCCGGCATGAAAGTGGCTAAACTGGGCGATATGGAAGCCGTTTTGAAGAAATGCAAAGCCCTGCTGCCGCCGCCGGTCAGGGAGACGCACCACCTCCCCTATTTGGGCCCCACCCTGGATGCCGGCATGATTACCTTCTGGGCGGAAGAGCTGCTAGAGGCTATCAGATACCTGGAAACGCCCGATTATTACCTGCGCGGCGAGGACGTGACGGACGGCAATATCTGGCTGGGCGCCGCCGATGATGTTATTATGAGGAAAAGGGGGGTGGAGTTCGTGGACGGCACCGCCCCCGGCTTCGCGGCGATACTGGGCGCCGCCCCAACCCCGGAAATTGCCAAAAATATAGCGGAAGAGCTGCAAAAGAAGAACCTGTATGTATTCATGGCCGGACAGCACAACGGGGAAAGCTTCTCCCGGCAGCTGGTTAAAGCGGGGGTGCAGATAGGGTGGGGGACGCGGCTGGTCTCCTTCGGGCCGGACACCAGCGCCACGGTATTCCCCATCGGCTTCGCCACCCGGGCGGCCATATCCTTCGGCGGCATCGACCCGGGCGATTATAGAAAGATATTGATTTACAACAAAGACCGCGTTTTCGCCTTCGCCATGACCATGGGCGACGTCACCGACGAGTGGTACGCCAACGGCGCCGGCGCCATCAACTGGGGCTTCCCGGTGATAGCCGATACGCCCATACCGGAAATCCTCCCCACCGGCGTCTGCACCTACGAGCACGTGGTCGGCAACGTACCGCACGATGAAATCGTGAACCGCGCCATCGAGGTCAGAGGCCTTAAGGTCAACGTGACCGAGATACCCATACCGGTGGCCTTCGGGCCGGCCTTCGAGGGCGAGAGAGTACGCGGCGACGATATTTACCTGGAAGCCGGCGGCGGGCGCACCCACATGGTAGAGTGGGTCACCACCAAACGCATGGAGGAGGTGGAGGACGGCCGGGTGGAAGTAATCGGGCCGGAACTGGTTGACATGAAAGAGGGCTCACGAGCGCCCATCGCCATCAACGTGGAGGTGGCGGGGCGGCAGATGCAGGACGACTACGAGCCGATACTGGAGCGCCAGATTCACCACCTCATCAACTACGCCCAGGGCATAATGCATATAGGGCAGCGGGACATAGCCTGGCTGCGCATCTCCAAGCAGGCGGTGGAAAAGGGCTTCAAGCTGAAGGACATCGGCATTATTCTGCACGCCAAGCTGCACCAGGACTTCGGACGCATATTCGATAAATTACAGGTAAAAATTTACAGCAATGAAGCGGACGTCAATAAAATCATGGAAAAAGCCCGGGCGGTGTACAAGACCAGGGACGAGCGCATCGAGGGCATGACCGACGAAAGCGTGGACACCTACTACTCCTGCACGCTGTGCCAGTCCTTCGCGCCGAGCCACGTGTGCGTCATCAGCCCGGAGAGAACGGGGCTTTGCGGCTCCTATAACTGGATGGACTGCAAGGCGGCTTTTGAAATCAACCCCACCGGCCCCAACCAGCCGGTGCTCAAGAGCGAATGCATCGACGCCAAACTGGGGCAGTGGCAGGGGGTCAACGACTTCCTGGTGAAAGCCTCCCGCGGCAAGATAGACCACTATAATTTCTACAGCATCGTCCAGGACCCGCCGACCACCTGCGGCTGCTGCGAGGCCATCGCCGCCGTGCTGCCCCTGTGCAACGGCATCATGACGGTCAACCGGGACTATACCGGGGAAACGCCCTGCGGCATGAAGTTCACCACGCTGGCGGGGACCATCGGCGGCGGTTTGAGCACGCCGGGGTTCGTGGGGCACGGCAAATACAATACCACCCAAAGGAAATTCGCCGCCGCTGAAGGCGGCATCCTGCGCATGGTGTGGATGCCCAGGGGACTCAAGGAGGAAATCGGGGAGCGGTTCAAGGCGCGGGCCCAGGAACTGGGCATACCCGACCTCCTGGACAAGGTGGCCGATGAAACGGTGGGCGTCACCGAGGAGACGATACTCCCCTTCCTCCAGGAAAAGGGGCACCCCGCTCTGACCATGGACCCTATTTTAGGATAA
- the acsC gene encoding acetyl-CoA decarbonylase/synthase complex subunit gamma produces the protein MALTGIEIFKLLPKTNCGDCGVPTCLAFAMSLAAGKAELSKCPHVSEEAKSKLTEAAAPPILPVTIGAGESALKIGGETVMFRHEKRFENPPGIAILITDAMPDAEVDARLKKIKELVYERVGLTLRANLAALKCESGDAAKFAALAGKVKAAGDINIILMSDKVEALAAAAKACADRKPLLYAATRDNADAVAALAKETGCAVVARADSLDDLAALTGKLTAAGIKNIVLDSGARSTQKALEDQVIIRSAALNKKFRPLGFPTIVFPCEMTGDPMKEAAIAVMFVAKYAGIIVLSDFRGESLFPLLVARLNIYTDPQRPLATKQGIYEINNPNENSPLMVTSNFSLTYFIVSGEIENSKIPSWLYVKDTEGLSVMTSWAAGKFSADIIGPSILKSGITDRIKHRSLIIPGYVAAESGGLEEEMPGWKILVGPRDAANLTPFLKTWKP, from the coding sequence ATGGCCTTAACCGGAATAGAGATATTCAAACTGCTGCCCAAGACCAACTGCGGCGACTGCGGCGTGCCTACCTGCCTGGCCTTCGCCATGAGCCTGGCCGCCGGCAAGGCCGAGCTGAGCAAGTGCCCGCATGTCTCCGAGGAAGCCAAGAGCAAGCTGACGGAGGCCGCGGCCCCCCCCATTTTACCCGTCACCATCGGGGCGGGGGAAAGCGCGCTGAAAATCGGCGGGGAAACGGTCATGTTCCGCCATGAAAAAAGATTCGAGAACCCGCCCGGCATCGCCATACTGATTACGGACGCCATGCCGGACGCCGAGGTGGACGCCCGGCTGAAAAAGATAAAAGAACTGGTGTATGAAAGGGTGGGACTGACCCTGCGCGCCAACCTGGCCGCCCTGAAGTGCGAGAGCGGGGACGCCGCCAAATTCGCCGCCCTGGCGGGTAAAGTCAAAGCCGCCGGCGATATCAATATTATTTTAATGAGCGATAAAGTGGAAGCTCTGGCCGCCGCGGCCAAAGCCTGCGCCGACCGCAAGCCGCTGCTTTACGCCGCCACCAGGGATAACGCGGACGCCGTGGCCGCCCTGGCCAAGGAGACCGGCTGCGCCGTAGTCGCCAGAGCGGACAGCCTGGATGACCTGGCGGCGCTTACCGGCAAGCTGACCGCCGCCGGTATCAAGAACATCGTGCTGGACTCCGGAGCGCGGAGCACGCAGAAGGCGCTGGAAGACCAGGTAATCATCCGCAGCGCCGCCCTCAATAAAAAGTTCCGCCCGCTGGGCTTCCCCACCATCGTTTTCCCGTGTGAAATGACCGGCGACCCGATGAAAGAGGCGGCCATCGCCGTGATGTTTGTGGCCAAGTACGCGGGCATCATCGTCCTGTCCGATTTCCGGGGCGAAAGCCTTTTCCCGCTGCTGGTGGCGCGCCTGAACATTTACACGGACCCGCAGCGGCCGCTGGCCACCAAGCAGGGCATCTATGAAATCAACAACCCCAACGAGAACTCCCCGCTGATGGTGACCTCCAACTTCTCCCTCACCTACTTCATCGTCTCCGGGGAAATCGAGAACAGCAAAATACCCAGCTGGCTTTACGTTAAAGATACCGAGGGGCTTTCCGTCATGACCTCCTGGGCGGCGGGAAAGTTTTCCGCGGACATCATCGGCCCGTCCATCCTGAAAAGCGGCATCACGGACAGGATAAAGCACCGCAGCCTGATCATCCCCGGCTACGTAGCCGCCGAGAGCGGCGGGCTGGAAGAAGAAATGCCCGGCTGGAAAATCCTGGTAGGTCCCAGGGACGCGGCCAACCTTACGCCGTTCCTCAAGACCTGGAAACCGTAA